In Pseudofrankia saprophytica, one genomic interval encodes:
- a CDS encoding IclR family transcriptional regulator, producing MARPAPASARATNIVSFLTAHPGRGFTISELATHLGMNIASAHATLAVLCDCGFLIRDPMHRTYGLGPALVATGFATLDQHPAIGAAIEQAEVLASELDVEVGVSALAGRDVILLARRGPVPLAPSIGYPGDRTPLLAPIGAVFLAWADDDAVATWFDRAALTGPLAELYRGVLAEIRARGFSVPLQAIAAPAVIDAVAKLRSEPTDEDAEQHLAEVLGRTDEMLLSLDGLAEADEILVKTVAAPIFDPIGRVLVSLSITAPDHPVLVDQVLDLGRRLVQSAAIVTREARGRIPVRDRPGVAVLGMAR from the coding sequence ATGGCCAGGCCTGCGCCCGCATCCGCTCGCGCGACGAACATCGTGTCGTTCCTCACCGCGCACCCTGGCAGGGGCTTCACGATCAGCGAACTTGCGACGCACCTGGGCATGAACATCGCATCCGCCCACGCCACCCTGGCCGTCCTGTGCGACTGCGGGTTCCTTATCCGGGATCCGATGCATCGCACCTATGGCCTGGGCCCGGCGCTGGTGGCGACCGGGTTCGCCACCCTCGACCAGCATCCGGCGATTGGCGCCGCCATCGAGCAGGCCGAGGTACTCGCGAGCGAACTCGACGTCGAGGTCGGTGTGTCCGCCCTCGCAGGCCGCGACGTCATCCTCCTCGCTCGTCGCGGCCCAGTACCCCTCGCGCCGAGCATCGGATACCCAGGCGATCGGACGCCGCTGCTCGCGCCAATCGGCGCCGTTTTCTTGGCTTGGGCGGATGACGACGCGGTTGCCACGTGGTTCGACCGTGCGGCCCTCACCGGCCCGCTCGCCGAGCTCTACCGCGGCGTCCTAGCCGAGATCCGCGCGAGGGGTTTCAGCGTGCCGCTCCAGGCGATCGCCGCGCCGGCGGTGATCGACGCCGTCGCGAAGCTGCGTAGCGAGCCGACCGACGAGGACGCGGAGCAGCATCTCGCCGAGGTGCTTGGCCGGACCGACGAGATGCTCCTGTCGCTTGACGGCTTGGCCGAGGCGGACGAGATCCTCGTCAAGACGGTCGCTGCCCCGATCTTCGACCCGATCGGCCGTGTGCTCGTGTCGCTCAGCATCACCGCACCCGACCATCCGGTGCTCGTCGACCAGGTTCTCGATCTCGGCCGTCGTCTGGTCCAGTCCGCCGCGATCGTGACCCGCGAGGCCCGTGGTCGGATCCCGGTCCGCGACCGGCCGGGTGTCGCTGTCCTGGGCATGGCTCGCTGA
- a CDS encoding SDR family NAD(P)-dependent oxidoreductase, translating to MFDLAGRVVLVSGGNAGIGLAFARGIARSGGDVVIWGRRADKNAEAAKALGEFGHRVLAQEVDVSDAACTS from the coding sequence ATGTTTGACTTAGCGGGGCGCGTCGTCCTTGTCAGCGGCGGCAACGCGGGGATCGGCCTCGCCTTCGCACGCGGCATCGCGCGGTCTGGCGGTGACGTCGTCATCTGGGGCCGACGGGCTGACAAAAACGCCGAGGCAGCCAAGGCGCTGGGCGAGTTCGGCCATCGGGTCCTTGCCCAGGAGGTCGACGTCAGCGACGCGGCGTGTACTTCATGA
- a CDS encoding sulfotransferase family protein, translating to MAVKILRVEGMREDNRDPAERARLEAAEREPLDMTVDAVLTAARTRTSLDDFGLMDFTERLARLLAEVGADENVWKAHKATFVEHCVGAAANRLLIQRYWTAHPDCLGAPIVRPINVVALPRSGSTHLENLVGADRRLRHLPVYLAAQPAPRPDEPSGHGAGVVDPRWTRSQARWERASQNEFFAAMHEHSPDHACGENELQLLDFASYQWEWLARVPGWRDYYLTRDQTPHYLYMRDVLKAIAWQLPAEQRELRWMLKSNQHSEQLGPLLAAYPDVTVVMIHRDPVATLQSLLTMRGLALKMSQRRPDINAHVDYWVNRLELMLRRYLRDRHLVPPEQLVEVRFDDIVGNDVEAAAGVLERAGLAATGESIADIEAYLAKHPRGRRGRVVYDLEGDFGLDAGRLRDRFAFYIDAVGLRPEAEKGRGR from the coding sequence ATGGCCGTAAAGATTCTTCGCGTGGAGGGCATGCGGGAGGACAACCGCGATCCCGCGGAACGCGCCCGCCTGGAGGCCGCGGAGCGCGAACCGCTCGACATGACCGTCGACGCCGTGCTGACAGCCGCCCGGACACGTACGAGTCTCGACGACTTCGGCCTGATGGACTTCACCGAGCGGCTGGCGCGCCTGCTCGCCGAGGTCGGAGCGGACGAGAACGTCTGGAAGGCACACAAGGCGACTTTCGTCGAACACTGTGTCGGTGCCGCGGCCAACCGTTTGTTGATCCAGCGTTACTGGACGGCGCACCCCGACTGCCTTGGCGCGCCGATCGTGCGTCCGATCAACGTGGTCGCCCTGCCGAGGTCGGGGAGCACCCATCTCGAGAACCTGGTCGGTGCCGACCGCCGCCTGCGCCACCTGCCGGTCTACCTCGCGGCGCAGCCGGCGCCGCGCCCCGACGAGCCATCCGGGCACGGCGCGGGCGTGGTGGACCCGCGGTGGACGAGGTCGCAGGCGCGGTGGGAGCGGGCCAGCCAGAACGAGTTCTTCGCGGCGATGCACGAGCACTCGCCCGACCACGCGTGCGGCGAGAACGAGCTGCAACTGCTGGACTTCGCGAGTTACCAGTGGGAGTGGCTGGCCCGGGTACCGGGTTGGCGCGACTACTACCTCACGCGGGACCAGACGCCGCACTACCTCTATATGCGCGACGTCCTCAAGGCGATCGCCTGGCAGCTCCCAGCCGAACAGCGTGAGCTGCGGTGGATGCTCAAGTCGAACCAGCACAGTGAGCAGCTCGGCCCGCTGCTGGCGGCCTACCCGGACGTGACCGTCGTGATGATCCACCGGGATCCGGTGGCTACTCTCCAGTCGTTGCTGACGATGCGGGGCCTCGCGCTCAAGATGAGCCAGCGCCGGCCTGACATCAACGCGCACGTCGACTACTGGGTGAACCGCCTCGAGCTCATGCTGCGTCGCTACCTGCGTGATCGGCATCTGGTGCCGCCAGAACAGCTCGTCGAGGTCAGGTTCGACGACATCGTCGGCAATGACGTCGAGGCAGCGGCCGGTGTGCTCGAGCGAGCGGGCCTGGCAGCGACCGGCGAAAGCATCGCCGACATCGAGGCATACCTGGCGAAGCATCCGCGAGGTCGGCGCGGCCGGGTGGTCTACGACCTGGAGGGGGACTTCGGCCTGGACGCCGGTCGGCTCCGTGACCGGTTCGCCTTCTACATCGACGCCGTCGGCCTGCGACCGGAGGCAGAAAAGGGACGTGGCCGATGA
- a CDS encoding MBL fold metallo-hydrolase: MNQPSDQPLRQPQNALIVKEGEGEQDAVPINDHIFASRGISNSYLITTPDGDLLINTGMYNEAKQIRDRFERASGNPLRVIVFTQGHGDHVGGWSQLNEPGVETIAQANHATVREYWRRLQPFYTRRTGRLWSRDITGVDRSYQPPEPVVTTTFLDRHAFTLGGRRIELYSTPGGETTDSLVVWLPNERTVFTGNLTGPLFGHVPNLYTVRGDKIRGSLAFIQSVDRVIALEAELLITGHGEPVRGAEEIRRRLTQIRDATQYVRDRTIEGMNAGVDLWTLMGQITLPPDLTIPQGHGKIPWIVRAIWEEHTGWFRYESTTELYDMPPSAIWEELIELAGGTAPLLDRAETHLAAGRALEALHFTEIVLSQTPQDTAALRVKLEAHELLLARSGRENFSEVRWLEAEIRDAKAALS, translated from the coding sequence ATGAACCAGCCGTCAGACCAGCCGCTCAGGCAGCCGCAGAACGCACTGATCGTGAAGGAGGGCGAGGGCGAGCAGGACGCGGTCCCGATCAACGACCACATCTTCGCCTCCAGAGGGATCTCCAACAGCTATCTGATCACGACCCCGGACGGCGATCTGCTGATCAACACGGGGATGTACAACGAGGCGAAGCAGATCCGGGACCGCTTCGAGAGGGCGAGCGGCAACCCGTTGCGGGTCATCGTGTTCACCCAGGGCCACGGCGACCACGTCGGCGGCTGGTCCCAGCTCAACGAGCCGGGCGTCGAGACGATCGCCCAGGCCAACCACGCGACGGTGCGGGAGTACTGGCGGCGCCTGCAGCCGTTCTACACCCGCCGTACCGGGCGGCTGTGGAGCCGTGACATCACGGGCGTCGACCGCTCCTACCAACCTCCCGAACCCGTCGTCACCACAACCTTCCTAGATCGACACGCGTTCACCCTGGGCGGTCGCCGTATCGAGCTGTACTCGACGCCGGGTGGGGAGACGACCGACTCGCTGGTCGTCTGGCTGCCCAACGAGCGCACCGTGTTCACTGGCAACCTCACCGGTCCGCTGTTCGGGCATGTCCCGAACCTCTACACGGTCCGTGGCGACAAGATCCGCGGCTCGCTGGCCTTCATCCAGTCGGTCGACCGGGTCATCGCGCTGGAGGCCGAACTGCTGATCACCGGGCACGGCGAACCGGTCCGCGGCGCCGAGGAGATCCGCCGCCGGCTGACCCAGATCCGTGACGCGACTCAGTACGTGCGTGACCGGACGATCGAGGGCATGAACGCCGGCGTCGACCTGTGGACGCTGATGGGCCAGATCACCCTGCCTCCCGACCTCACCATCCCCCAGGGCCACGGCAAGATTCCCTGGATCGTGCGGGCCATATGGGAGGAACACACCGGCTGGTTCCGCTACGAATCGACCACCGAGCTCTACGACATGCCCCCCTCGGCGATCTGGGAGGAACTCATCGAGCTCGCCGGCGGCACCGCTCCACTACTCGACCGGGCCGAGACCCACCTGGCAGCCGGACGAGCACTGGAGGCGCTGCACTTCACCGAGATCGTCCTCTCGCAGACACCCCAGGACACCGCCGCCCTACGCGTGAAGCTCGAAGCCCACGAACTGCTGCTCGCACGCAGCGGGCGGGAGAACTTCAGCGAGGTCCGCTGGCTGGAGGCCGAGATCCGCGACGCCAAGGCAGCACTGTCATGA
- a CDS encoding VOC family protein has product MTSERRPVAGGGTPPPAAVSCFSHLGITVADPAASADFYIRVLGFSQLYTDTGEGWTRLGLGIGETVVELFGPRSDGFPQPEVDPFYPMEFGRPKIALTVVDIEDTYRRVTAIGATPLCPITETRVSRFFFIADPDGTPIQLQEFSAGRQRVVELFA; this is encoded by the coding sequence ATGACGTCTGAGCGTCGCCCGGTCGCCGGCGGTGGGACGCCGCCGCCGGCGGCGGTGAGCTGCTTCTCACACCTGGGAATCACCGTCGCCGATCCGGCCGCCTCGGCCGACTTCTACATCCGGGTCCTCGGGTTCAGTCAGTTGTACACGGACACGGGGGAGGGCTGGACTCGACTCGGCCTCGGAATAGGCGAGACCGTCGTCGAGCTCTTCGGGCCTCGTTCCGACGGCTTCCCCCAACCAGAAGTTGACCCTTTCTATCCGATGGAGTTCGGGCGGCCAAAGATCGCATTGACCGTGGTCGACATCGAAGACACCTACCGACGGGTGACCGCCATCGGGGCCACGCCGCTGTGCCCGATCACCGAAACCAGGGTCTCGCGGTTCTTCTTCATCGCCGACCCGGACGGAACACCGATCCAACTACAGGAGTTCAGCGCCGGCCGCCAACGGGTGGTCGAGCTTTTCGCCTGA
- a CDS encoding sialidase family protein, with protein MDSAAPGRGINEPTPTWPDRDDAAVSNDDDQYSDGELATPARAIEGRERCGWVRIHRAAAVAVVRAFYWHRARGSALDIRAEEEHGVVSRPDEHCLETTSVDLRGSDGPRVHHGEEKVMARRDEFVQTRVRRRVPTLGLGMILSLAVLLALPATARAQTAATNGGSANAITETNVTNDPTRDNGQPEVAVNPKDRNNLVFISTDHRPGERTVTPDKFHCYAAYSRDGGAKWTEIPWPNGNRAMCGDPNLVVDSHGVFYVAFNRLGCAPGEPEPASPGSCTDVPNHLGFSKSLDGGRTWSAPIDTPLLIGVTPRLRIDAANDNIYAVGQDTAGNIAVSVTKNRGATWSDPAVLPQQPFGTQIAAQGGTLAAATGVTVNLDNGVVFLGTDVIFQASRDGGKTFTNFPVTTTNGTPVAPPVGPSLPNLATGATDPLPWVSADPTHNGRFALMIPRSDNLEVYITENSGAKWTGPTVIPAAGAVKPWIDFGSTGLLGVMWRTSAVDVYSAVSFNRGKTFSPPVKVNKVTEPGVTAAGDEFSRILVTDKYAYVSWSDGRNGGTPDGVLARVPISRYK; from the coding sequence GTGGACTCGGCCGCACCTGGCAGGGGTATCAACGAGCCCACGCCAACGTGGCCCGACCGCGACGACGCCGCGGTCTCGAACGATGACGACCAATACAGCGACGGCGAACTGGCGACGCCGGCACGTGCCATCGAGGGCCGCGAACGGTGCGGGTGGGTCCGAATCCATCGCGCTGCCGCGGTTGCGGTCGTCCGGGCATTCTATTGGCACCGTGCGCGCGGTAGCGCGCTGGATATACGTGCCGAAGAGGAACACGGTGTGGTCAGCCGACCCGATGAACACTGTCTCGAGACCACGTCCGTGGACCTTCGCGGCTCGGATGGACCGAGGGTGCACCACGGAGAGGAGAAAGTAATGGCGAGGCGGGACGAATTCGTCCAGACTAGGGTGAGGAGGCGAGTGCCTACTCTGGGGTTAGGTATGATCCTGAGCCTCGCCGTGCTCTTGGCTTTACCGGCGACGGCCCGCGCACAGACCGCGGCGACGAACGGCGGCTCCGCCAACGCGATCACCGAGACCAACGTGACGAACGACCCGACCAGGGACAACGGTCAGCCCGAGGTCGCCGTCAACCCGAAAGACCGGAACAACCTGGTGTTCATCTCCACGGACCATCGGCCGGGAGAGCGAACGGTGACACCCGACAAATTCCACTGCTACGCCGCGTACTCCCGTGACGGCGGCGCAAAGTGGACGGAGATTCCCTGGCCAAACGGGAATCGGGCCATGTGCGGTGACCCGAACCTGGTCGTCGACTCCCACGGGGTCTTTTACGTCGCCTTCAACCGGCTGGGCTGCGCGCCAGGTGAACCCGAGCCCGCCTCGCCCGGCAGCTGCACCGACGTGCCGAACCATCTGGGCTTCTCGAAGTCGCTCGACGGCGGCCGTACCTGGTCGGCTCCGATCGACACTCCGCTGCTGATAGGCGTCACCCCTCGGCTGCGGATCGACGCCGCGAATGACAACATCTACGCCGTCGGCCAGGACACCGCGGGCAACATAGCGGTCTCGGTGACCAAGAACCGAGGGGCGACCTGGAGCGATCCCGCGGTCCTGCCGCAGCAGCCGTTCGGCACGCAGATCGCCGCGCAGGGTGGAACTCTCGCCGCCGCTACCGGCGTCACGGTGAATTTGGACAACGGGGTCGTGTTCCTGGGGACGGACGTGATCTTCCAGGCGAGCCGTGACGGTGGGAAGACCTTTACCAACTTCCCAGTGACAACGACGAACGGTACCCCAGTGGCGCCGCCTGTCGGCCCCTCCCTGCCCAACCTGGCGACCGGTGCCACCGACCCGCTCCCGTGGGTCTCGGCGGATCCGACACACAACGGCCGGTTCGCGCTCATGATTCCGCGGAGCGACAACCTGGAGGTTTACATCACTGAGAACTCCGGCGCGAAATGGACTGGGCCGACCGTGATTCCCGCGGCGGGCGCGGTCAAGCCGTGGATTGATTTCGGCTCGACGGGGCTTCTCGGCGTCATGTGGCGCACATCCGCCGTCGATGTGTACTCCGCGGTCTCATTCAATCGCGGGAAGACCTTCAGTCCGCCGGTGAAGGTCAACAAGGTGACGGAGCCAGGCGTCACCGCCGCGGGCGACGAGTTCTCGCGGATTCTGGTCACGGACAAGTACGCGTACGTGTCCTGGTCAGATGGCCGGAACGGCGGCACGCCCGACGGTGTTCTCGCCAGGGTGCCGATTTCTCGGTACAAGTAG
- a CDS encoding dibenzothiophene desulfurization enzyme yields the protein MATAAARVATARAAVDTASALFELAGTRSALETANLSPFWRDARTHALHYPTRWKLRHLGRWLLHGTPPPRRGLL from the coding sequence GTGGCTACCGCCGCGGCCCGGGTGGCCACCGCGCGGGCCGCCGTCGACACCGCGTCGGCCCTGTTCGAACTCGCCGGAACCCGATCAGCGCTGGAGACGGCGAACCTGTCCCCGTTCTGGCGTGACGCACGCACCCACGCGCTGCACTACCCCACCCGCTGGAAGCTCCGGCACCTCGGCCGCTGGCTGCTGCACGGAACGCCGCCACCCCGCCGCGGCCTGCTGTGA
- a CDS encoding ABC transporter substrate-binding protein, with translation MSPIRRPAGRQTGTRPFRAVESTQSFRPPGRLRLAGVAVLAASLAFVSACGGGSDDKGTATPANSSAAADGVLGPVSKATGTPVKIGVITEGPSPNTDHTNDNKVAQATAKYLNEHKGGIGGHPIEITICETLADLSKATDCGNQMVEKGVSAVMIGTSGVVEAAWKPLNDAKIPVMIYGSTDPSLLASQTTFVLANLTFAVIDLPIQVAKDKGNKNVTSIVIDVPAALHAAQDIAPPLYQKAGIGYHLLRVAPGTADMTPQMQQVIDNGSDQVFITGNDSFCISAMNGLKAVGFTGTISAISQCITDATRKAIPGSTLKDMVISASTPIGPDSPSMDLYATVAKTYGKDIDLSNQDSMIMFMILAGFQAATQGISGDITPATLTSTIKAMKETELPASAGLKFRCNGKAIPATPAVCVLGGLSTTLDDKGQPAAYKVLGNTPIAD, from the coding sequence ATGTCACCCATCCGCAGGCCGGCCGGTCGACAGACGGGCACCCGACCGTTCCGGGCCGTTGAATCCACGCAGTCCTTCCGGCCGCCGGGCAGGTTACGGCTGGCCGGCGTCGCCGTCCTGGCCGCGAGCCTGGCCTTCGTGTCGGCCTGTGGTGGTGGTTCCGACGACAAGGGCACTGCCACCCCGGCGAACAGCTCCGCGGCCGCCGACGGCGTCCTCGGCCCGGTCTCGAAGGCGACCGGCACTCCGGTCAAGATCGGTGTGATCACGGAGGGGCCCAGCCCGAACACCGACCACACCAACGACAACAAGGTCGCCCAGGCCACCGCCAAGTACCTCAACGAGCACAAGGGCGGGATCGGCGGCCACCCGATCGAGATCACGATCTGTGAGACCCTCGCCGACCTGTCGAAGGCCACCGACTGCGGCAACCAGATGGTCGAGAAGGGCGTCTCCGCCGTTATGATCGGCACATCCGGCGTCGTCGAGGCCGCGTGGAAGCCGCTGAACGACGCCAAGATCCCCGTCATGATCTACGGGTCGACCGACCCGTCGCTCCTGGCCAGTCAGACGACGTTCGTGCTGGCCAACCTGACCTTCGCCGTCATCGACCTGCCGATCCAGGTCGCCAAGGACAAGGGCAACAAGAACGTCACGTCGATCGTCATCGACGTCCCGGCCGCGCTGCACGCCGCCCAGGACATCGCGCCGCCGCTTTACCAGAAGGCCGGCATCGGCTACCACCTCCTCCGCGTCGCCCCCGGCACCGCCGACATGACCCCGCAGATGCAGCAGGTCATCGACAACGGCTCCGACCAGGTCTTCATCACCGGCAACGACTCGTTCTGCATCAGCGCCATGAACGGCCTCAAGGCCGTCGGCTTCACCGGCACCATCAGCGCCATCTCGCAGTGCATCACCGACGCCACCCGCAAGGCGATCCCCGGTAGCACGCTGAAGGACATGGTCATCAGCGCGTCCACGCCGATCGGCCCGGACAGCCCGTCGATGGACCTCTACGCGACGGTCGCCAAGACCTACGGGAAGGACATCGACCTCAGCAACCAGGACAGCATGATCATGTTCATGATCCTGGCCGGCTTCCAGGCGGCGACGCAGGGCATCTCCGGTGACATCACCCCCGCCACCCTCACCTCCACCATCAAGGCGATGAAGGAGACCGAGCTTCCGGCCTCGGCCGGGCTGAAGTTCCGCTGCAACGGCAAGGCCATTCCGGCGACCCCGGCTGTCTGTGTCCTCGGCGGCCTGTCGACCACGCTCGACGACAAGGGCCAGCCCGCCGCATACAAGGTCCTCGGCAACACCCCGATCGCGGACTGA
- a CDS encoding carboxymuconolactone decarboxylase family protein — protein MGNAAAEQTYREVMTVEPPAAATPLELASRDFVFGEVWNRPGLSRRDRRWVTLTCVAAADAPGPIEAHVYAALGSGDIELDAMLEFVLHFAVYCGWPKASHLEMEVVRQWHRIEREQGREPAPWPVLDNDALGPSDWEGRLERGVQEFVDVNLLPAPRPETPYRHAGILNFVFGHVWQRPGLTRRERRIITVACVAIDDSPTPLATHVGSALRSGDLTKAEMDEIVLQFSAYYGFAKGEALGDAATAAEK, from the coding sequence ATGGGCAACGCCGCCGCCGAGCAGACCTACCGCGAGGTCATGACGGTCGAACCGCCCGCGGCGGCGACCCCCCTGGAGTTAGCCAGCCGGGACTTCGTGTTCGGCGAGGTCTGGAACCGGCCCGGGCTGAGCCGGCGCGACCGGCGGTGGGTGACGCTGACCTGCGTCGCCGCCGCCGACGCGCCCGGGCCGATCGAGGCCCACGTGTACGCGGCCCTGGGCAGCGGTGACATCGAGCTGGACGCGATGTTGGAGTTCGTACTGCACTTCGCCGTCTACTGCGGCTGGCCGAAGGCCTCGCACCTGGAGATGGAAGTCGTCCGCCAGTGGCACCGCATCGAGCGCGAGCAGGGGCGCGAGCCGGCCCCGTGGCCAGTCCTCGACAACGACGCCCTGGGCCCGAGTGACTGGGAAGGGCGGCTCGAGCGTGGCGTCCAGGAGTTCGTCGACGTGAACCTCCTGCCGGCACCGCGACCGGAGACGCCCTACCGCCACGCCGGCATCCTCAACTTCGTCTTCGGCCACGTCTGGCAACGACCCGGCCTCACCCGCCGGGAGCGGCGCATCATCACCGTCGCCTGCGTGGCCATCGACGACTCGCCCACACCGTTGGCCACGCACGTCGGCTCAGCCCTGCGCTCGGGCGACCTGACCAAGGCGGAGATGGACGAGATCGTGCTCCAGTTCTCCGCCTACTACGGCTTCGCCAAGGGCGAGGCGCTGGGCGACGCCGCTACGGCCGCAGAGAAATAA
- a CDS encoding TetR/AcrR family transcriptional regulator, producing the protein MLVPPSPKERIILAAEALFAEHGLDGVSLRQISVAAGSANNYAVQYHFGTKEQLIQAIFEFRLPHLHERRNLLVAQHRPDSLRSWMECFVLPILEQGEQEGSNYLSFVANLYSHGSREVFDQLAPTYLASTEAFQDRFRSLLAHVPEPLRTHRINQAAAFAVHTAADRERASARGQEVLSFAAHVADLLDGLVGFLMAPVSPAALAACGSTDAAATRLLVP; encoded by the coding sequence ATGCTGGTACCCCCGTCACCGAAGGAACGGATCATCCTGGCCGCCGAGGCGCTCTTCGCCGAGCACGGGCTGGATGGGGTATCGCTCCGGCAGATCTCCGTGGCGGCCGGCAGCGCCAACAACTACGCGGTCCAGTACCACTTCGGCACGAAGGAACAGCTGATCCAAGCGATCTTCGAGTTCCGCCTCCCCCATCTGCACGAGCGCCGGAACCTGCTGGTCGCCCAGCACCGCCCGGACAGTCTGCGTTCCTGGATGGAGTGCTTCGTGCTGCCGATCCTGGAACAGGGTGAGCAGGAGGGAAGCAACTACCTCAGCTTCGTCGCCAACCTGTACAGCCACGGCAGCCGCGAGGTGTTCGACCAGCTCGCGCCCACCTACCTGGCCTCGACCGAGGCGTTCCAGGACCGTTTCCGGTCGCTGCTCGCGCACGTCCCCGAGCCGCTGCGCACGCACCGGATCAACCAGGCCGCGGCGTTCGCCGTGCACACCGCCGCGGACCGCGAGCGGGCCAGCGCCAGGGGGCAGGAGGTGCTGTCCTTCGCCGCGCACGTCGCCGACCTGCTCGACGGGCTGGTCGGCTTCCTGATGGCACCGGTCTCGCCGGCCGCGCTCGCGGCCTGCGGCAGCACCGACGCCGCCGCGACGCGCCTCCTGGTTCCGTAG
- a CDS encoding NAD(P)-dependent oxidoreductase, translated as MIRVGFIGLGSQGAPMARRIVEHGYPLTLWARRPASLEPFADTTAKVAATPAELGASSDVVCLCVVGDADVEDVLLRTDGVLAGMSPGGVVAIHSTIHPDTCRRIAGEAAKREIAVIDAPVSGGGAAAAARALLVMAGGGAEDVARCRPVLETFANPLIHLGPLGSGQLAKVLNNFVFTAQVTVAWETFTFAEALGMDRTAVARVLAHGSGGSRASAILAASGFNTAGLRQAAPLLRKDVGIMLNLAQSHGAAEPAALVKLAATTLTTLE; from the coding sequence GTGATCCGGGTCGGATTCATCGGACTGGGCAGCCAGGGCGCGCCGATGGCGCGGCGCATCGTCGAGCACGGTTACCCACTGACCCTGTGGGCTCGCAGGCCCGCGTCCCTGGAGCCTTTCGCCGACACCACGGCGAAGGTCGCCGCCACACCCGCCGAGCTGGGAGCGTCCAGCGACGTCGTCTGTCTCTGCGTCGTCGGGGACGCCGACGTCGAGGACGTTCTCCTGCGGACCGACGGCGTCCTGGCCGGCATGTCACCGGGAGGCGTCGTCGCGATCCACTCCACGATCCACCCGGACACCTGCCGACGGATCGCGGGCGAGGCCGCGAAACGCGAGATCGCCGTCATAGACGCACCCGTCAGCGGCGGCGGCGCGGCGGCGGCGGCGCGCGCCCTCCTCGTCATGGCCGGCGGCGGCGCCGAGGACGTGGCGCGGTGCCGGCCGGTGCTGGAGACGTTCGCCAACCCTCTCATTCATCTTGGCCCGCTCGGAAGCGGACAGCTGGCGAAGGTGCTGAACAACTTCGTCTTCACCGCGCAGGTCACCGTCGCGTGGGAGACGTTCACGTTCGCCGAGGCGCTCGGCATGGATCGCACCGCGGTGGCGCGGGTATTGGCACACGGCAGCGGCGGAAGCCGAGCGAGCGCGATTCTCGCCGCCTCCGGTTTCAACACCGCCGGACTGCGACAGGCCGCGCCACTGCTCCGTAAGGACGTGGGCATCATGCTTAACCTCGCACAGTCACATGGTGCCGCGGAACCAGCCGCCCTGGTAAAACTCGCCGCCACCACGCTGACAACCCTCGAATAG
- a CDS encoding 3'(2'),5'-bisphosphate nucleotidase CysQ, translating into MNDIDDHALAAALAAEAGNLLLAIRDQGGAAGDKQSNELLLDRLAQARPHDAILSEERTDDRARLGHDRVWIVDPLDGTREYGEPPRDDWAVHVALAVHGSPAVGAVALPAADLVLHTGKPPTLISRAAGPIRLAVSRTRPPACVDHLVSRLDAALVPMGSAGAKAMAVVRGQVDIYAHSGGQYEWDSCAPVAVAAAAGLHVSRLDGSPLRYNEPDPYLPDLLICRLELAEPVLNALRDWVNA; encoded by the coding sequence ATGAACGACATCGACGACCACGCGCTCGCGGCCGCCCTCGCCGCCGAGGCAGGCAACCTCCTGCTCGCCATCCGCGACCAGGGCGGTGCCGCCGGGGACAAGCAGTCCAACGAGCTCCTGCTCGATCGCCTGGCACAGGCTCGTCCCCACGATGCCATCCTGTCGGAGGAACGCACCGACGATCGCGCCCGGCTCGGGCATGACCGCGTCTGGATCGTGGACCCGCTCGACGGCACCCGCGAGTACGGAGAGCCCCCGCGAGACGACTGGGCCGTCCACGTCGCCCTCGCCGTCCACGGCAGCCCCGCCGTCGGCGCCGTGGCGCTGCCCGCCGCCGATCTCGTGCTGCACACGGGCAAACCACCCACCCTCATCTCCCGCGCGGCCGGCCCGATCCGTCTCGCGGTGTCGCGGACCCGTCCGCCGGCCTGCGTGGACCACCTCGTCAGTCGACTGGACGCCGCGCTGGTTCCCATGGGCTCGGCCGGCGCCAAGGCGATGGCCGTCGTGCGCGGGCAGGTCGACATCTACGCCCACTCCGGCGGTCAGTACGAGTGGGACTCCTGCGCGCCCGTCGCCGTCGCCGCTGCCGCCGGGCTGCACGTCTCCCGCCTCGACGGCTCCCCCCTGCGCTACAACGAGCCCGACCCCTACCTGCCAGACCTGCTCATCTGCCGCCTGGAGCTGGCCGAGCCGGTCCTGAACGCGCTGCGGGACTGGGTGAACGCGTGA